TGCAGCCGGTTCAGTGCCATCCCGGGTGTGTCCGCCACCTGGGCGCCCTCACGTCCGGCCCGCACCAGAAGGTCCTTCACCGAATCGATGACCTCCTGTGTTGTGGCGTCACCCGCGACGAGCTCCACACCGGGGATGAACGGTGCCGGGTTGGAGAAGTGCACGGTGAGGAACCGCTCGGGGTTGGTGACCGCTTCGACGAGGACCTTCACCGGGATGGTGGACGTATTGGTACCGATGATCGTGTCGGGGCGGGCGCTCCTACACACCCGTGCCAGCACGTCCTTCTTGACGTCGGGATCCTCGAAGACGGCTTCCATGACGAAGTCGACGTCGGCAACGGCGGCCTCGAGGCTCTCGCCGGCCGTGAGGTTGCTCATGATCGTGTCGGCGCTGCCAGGGCCGAACAGGCCCTGTTCTTCGAATTCCCGTGCCTCCCTGTCCAACCGCTTGAGCGCTTCGCGGGTGGCATCGGCGTTGACGTCGGCGATCTGGACCTTGAACCCGTTGAGAGCCAGGACCTGGGCGATCCCGCCGCCCATGTAACCGGCGCCGACGACTGTGACGGTGTTGATCTTGCGCATGAGATGTCCTTCGGATGTGGTGGATCAGGCGAGTGCGGAGGTGAGGACCTGCAGGATGTACTCCCGGTTCTCGGCGCACACGCCCAGGGAATCGGAGCCGTAGTGCTCGCAGCAGAACGGACCCGAGTAGCCGAGTTCCAGTGCGAGACGGATGATCTGGCGGTAATTGATGTATCCGTACTTCAACGGCAGCGGCGCGGAGCTGTAGGCGCCGGTCGCCGGATCGAAGTCTCGTGAGTAGTTCTTGATGTGCCAGAAGTTCGAGTACGGAAGCACTTTGGCATACATCTCGGTGTAGTGCGGCATGGGCCGGTGCAGCCGGATCAGGTTCCCCAGATCGGGGTTGAGTCCCACCGCGTCGTGGTCGACGTCGCGGATGAACGCCACCGCGTCGTCCGGCGTTCCGATGTAGGTGTCCTCGTACATCTCGAGGCTGAGCTGGATGCCGTTGGTGCGGGCGTGGTCACCGAGCTCCCGGACGCGTTCGATCGCCAGGTCGCGCAGCGCCGGATCGTCCACGTGCCCCTGCACCAACCAGAACCAGATCTGCTCGTCCTGCTCGGGGGTGATCGCCTGCATGAAGCCGGTGTTGACGATGGTGGCCCCGAACGACGGTGCCAGGTCGATGAGGCGGTGAGCGTCGGCGAGGTTCTGCTCGCCGTTCTCGACGTCGACGACGGAGTTGCGCGTCATGGAGATCGACGAGATCGCCAGACCCTCGTCGCTCAGGACCGTGCGGAACTCCTCGACGCGACTGTCCGAGAGCGCGGCGAGCGGAACCCAGGCGTCGGTGGGGTCGATGTGGTCGAAGCCGAGTTCACGGACCTGTCGCAGTTGCTTCGCCCACACGCCGGCCGGGGCGTCCTTGATGTGGCCGCCATCGGGCGCTCGATTGCCGAATCCCAGCATGTTCGCCGCGATCGGCCAGGTGTGAGCAGAGTACATCCCTGGTCCTCCAAGTGGTTTGTGTCACAAATTGCTCGTTAAATCACATAGGATATAGGGGTGTGACCCCGTCGTGTCAACGCCGGTTAGACTTCAGCGCGACTCTGTCGGGCCGCAATCATGAGCCCGACGCGTCCGAGGCGGCAGTGGAGCCGCGCGTGCGCAATGGGCGTGAAGTGGAAGCCGACCTGGAAGCAGTCTTGAAAGCAGATCCGGAAGCAGACCTGGAAGCGGGCCGGGAACCCGAGGGAGACCCGAGGCCGGTCCGCAGCACGCTCGTCGACCAGGTCTATGAGCGGCTGATGGAGCTGGTCCTCAACGGAACCCTGAAGGCGGGAGATCCGGTCAGCATTGACGGAACCGCCCGTCACCTGGGCGTTTCACAAACGCCGGTGCGGGAGGCGCTGGCCCGCATGGAGTCGACGGGCCTCGTCGTCCGGGTGGCGATGCGCGGGTACCGCGTGCCGGAGATGCCGGATGCCAAGGAGATCGCCGACATCATGGACGCCCGGTTGCTCATCGAGCCACAACTGGCCGAACTGGCCTGCGCCCACGCGGATCCGCAATGGCTGGGCGCGCTGGAGCAGGCGATCGACGAACAGGAACGCGCGCCGCACACCGCGGACGCCGCGGCGATCAGGCAGTACCACCGCGCCGACGAGCAGTTCCACCGGCTTATCGCCGAACGTGCAGGTAACGCGGCACTTCTGCGCGCCTACGACGCACTGGGCGGGCACGGCCAACGGTTCCGGCTGTTCATCGGTGTAGGCGTGCAGGACTCCGATTTCGCAGTCGCCGAGCACCGGGAACTTCTGGCCGCGTTCCGGCGCGGATACGGGCCCGAGGTGTACCGCATCATGCATGCCCACATCAGCGGCGTGAAGGAACGCGCACTGGCCGAGCATGCCGAGGCCGTCCACACGCACTCGGCGCAGAATGGCCGTCACCGCTGACTTCGTGACCGAAATCCTATAGGATCGTGTCATCCCGACCGCGTCACGCAGTGCTTGCACCGCGCCCTGACCGGACCCATTCCGAAGGATGGAACAGTGACGTACCTCCTGAACTCCCCGGACGACTTCGCCGACCAGGCGGTCCGGGGCCTCGTGGCCGCCAACCCCGACCTCCTCACCGAGGTTCCCGGCGGTGTCGTCCGGTCGACCGAGACCCCGAAGGGCCAACCCGCCCTGGTGATCGGTGGGGGCTCAGGCCACTACCCGGCCTTCGCCGGATGGGTCGGACCCGGCATGGGGCACGGCGCACCGTGCGGCAACATCTTCTCGTCGCCATCGGCGACCGAGGTCTACTCCGTGGTGCGCAACGCCGAGAACGGCGGCGGCGTCATCCTCGGATTCGGCAACTACGCCGGTGACGTCCTGCACTTCGGTCTCGCCGCAGAGAAGTTGCGGCACGAGGGCATCGACGTGCGCATCGTCACCGTCAGCGACGACATCGCCTCCAACAGTCCGCAGAACCACCGCGACCGACGCGGCGTCGCCGGCGACCTGCCGGTGTTCAAGATCGCCGGTGCCGCAATCGAAGCCGGCGCAAACCTCGACGAAGCCGAGCGGGTGGCCTGGAAGGCCAACGATGCGACCCGCTCGTTCGGCGTGGCATTCGAGGGCTGCACCCTGCCCGGCGCAGATGAGCCGCTGTTCCACGTCGAAAAAGGCTGGATGGGCGTGGGGCTGGGGATCCACGGCGAGCCGGGCGTGCGGGACAACCGTCTCGGCACCGCGGCCGAGGTCGCGGACATGCTGTTCGACGAAGTGACGGCCGAGGAGCCTCCCCGCGGCGAGAACGGGTACGACGGCCGCGTGGCGGTGATCCTCAACGGTCTCGGCACGGTGAAATACGAAGAGCTCTTCGTCGTGTACGGACGCATCGCCGAACGCCTTGCCGAGCAAGGGTTCACCGTCGTACGCCCAGAGGTCGGTGAATTCGTCACCAGCCTGGACATGGCCGGTGTGTCGTTGACCATGGTGTTCCTCGACGACGAACTCGAACGGTTGTGGACCGCACCGGTGGAGACGCCGGCCTACCGCCGCGGGGCGATGCCGACCGTGGACCGCACACCTCGCACCGCGATCTGGGACGCCGCGGAGACGAACATCCCGCAGTCCACCGAGGACTCGCGGGACTGCGCACGCAATATCGTTGCGGTGCTTGAGACTTTGCATCAGGTGTGTGCCGACAACGAGGGCGAACTGGGCCGCATCGACGCGGTCGCCGGCGACGGTGACCACGGCCAGGGCATGACGTTCGGATCCCGCGGTGCGGCGCAGGCGGCGCGCCGCGCGGTGGACCAGAACGCAGGCGCACGCACGACGCTGCTGCTGGCCGGTCAGGCCTGGGCCGACGCGGCAGGCGGAACTTCCGGTGCGCTGTGGGGCGCGGCGCTGACCAGCGCCGGAGGCGTCTTCACCGATACCGACGGTGCGGGCGACCAGACCATTGTCGACGCCATCTGCGCCGGCATCGACGCCGTCCTGCGGCTCGGCGGCGCGCAACCGGGGGACAAGACCATGGTCGACGCGGCCGTGCCTTTCCGCGATGCGCTCCGCGCGTCGTTCGACACGCAGGCCGGTCCCGCGATCGCCAGCGCAGCCAAGGTGGCGCGCGAAGCCGCCGAGAAAACTGCGGACATAGCCGCGCGACTGGGTCGCGCGCGGGTACTCGGGGAGAAGAGCGTCGGCACGCCCGACCCGGGTGCACTGTCGTTCGCGCTGTTGATGAAAGCCCTGGGCGAGCACCTCACCCAGTGAACGAGAAGGAGAGAACCATGGCGTTGAAGATCGTCATCGGCGGCGACAACGCCGGATTCAACTACAAGGAAGCGCTGCGCAAGGACCTCGAGTCCGACGACCGGGTGGCCTCTGTCGAAGACGTCGGCGTCGCAGGCATCGACGACAACACGTCCTATCCGAATGTCGCAGTGGCGGCCGCCGAGAAGATCGCGCGGGGCGAAGCCGACCGTGCGCTGCTGATCTGCGGTACCGGGCTGGGCGTGGCGATTGCGGCCAACAAGGTCAAGGGCATACGCGCGGTCACCGCACACGATGTGTACTCCGTCCAGCGGTCCGTACTGTCGAACAACGCGCAGGTGTTGTGCATGGGCGAGCGGGTCGTGGGGCTGGAACTGGCGCGTGCGCTGGTGAAGGAATGGCTCGGCCTCGAGTTCGACCCGCAGTCCGCCTCCGCCGCCAAGGTCAATGACATCTGTGCGTACGAGGGAGCCTGAGGCGCGGGCGCTCGGCGCCGCGCAGCTGTGGATCGGCACCAGCTGGAAGATGAACAAGGGCCTCGCCGAGTCCCGTCGCTACGCGCGCGAACTCGCCGACTACGTCAGTGCGAACGCGATACCCGGCGTCCAGCCGTTCATCATCCCGTCGTTCACCGCACTCGCCGCCACCCGTGACGAGTTGGGCGACGATTCGCCGGTGCTGCTCGGGGTGCAGAACGCACACTGGGAGGACCACGGAGCCTGGACCGGCGAGGTCTCGGTCGCGCAGGCAAAGGACGCCGGAGCGCAGCTCGTCGAGATCGGTCACTCCGAGCGTCGCGAGCACTTCGGCGAAACCCTCGAGACCACGCGACTCAAGGTGGCCGCGGCGCTCGCGCACGGTCTGGTGCCGCTGCTCTGCATCGGCGAGAGCGCCGAGACCAAACGCGCCGGCGACTCATCCAGATTCATCCTGGAGCAGGCCGCCGGCGCGCTCGACGGTCTCACCGACGAGCAGCTGCGCCGAGTTCTCATTGCGTACGAACCGATCTGGGCGATCGGCGAGCACGGCCGGCCCGCCACCGTCGAGGAATTACGCAAGCCGTTCGCCGACCTGGGACGCGAATATGGCGGCAGCACACTCGGTCTGCTCTACGGCGGGTCGGTGAACACCGACAACGCCGAGGAGCTGCTCGGCATCGACCACGTCACGGGACTGTTCATCGGCCGAGCCGCGTGGCAATTGCCCGGATATGTGCGGATCCTCGAGCTGGCCGCGGCTCATCCCAAGGCGAGCGCCTGAGCAGTCGGGGTGTGCACGGTCGGCCGCACGGCGTCAACCCGTTCACAGCACATCGCTTGGTCGCACCGTCAGCACACCTGCGACCAGTTGGGGACATGGTCACGTAGCGGCATATCGACGGATGAGTCGGCATTGAGCTCAGCGATCTGGTCGAGGAACGCGCGCGCGACCGGCCCAGCACTGGCGCTGATGGCGATGGCTAGGTGACGAATTGTCTTGGGTACGAGCGGTCGAACTGCAACATCGCTGGGACAATCGAGAAATGCGGCCGCGGGCAGAATGCTCACTGCGAGTCCGGCCCGCACGATCTCGATGGCCGTCGCCATGTCGTGGGCCTCATACGCGATGTCGAACTCAACCCCGTTGTCGCGGGCGACGGCCATGAATACTCTCGCGCATCCGCCCGTCGTCCCGACGAACGGCTCTCTCGACAGCTGTGCATAGGTGATCTGATTGAGCGTGGCCAAGGGATGGCAGGCGGGAACCACTGCCAACATCGGTTGGGCAGTGAGGAATGCGGCAGTCAGTCCACGTGCGGGCAAGGTCACCACACCGGCCTCAGCGGCACCCTGGTCAAGCCAGTCGCGTACCTCCGGTTCGCTTCCCTCCAGGATTCGGACATCGACGTGCGGATAGCGCCCGACGAAGATTTCGACTTGCGGCTCGATGATATGCCGGGTTGTGAAATGCAGGCTCGCCAACCGCAGCGGTCCCGCCACTCCGCCGCTCATCAGCGCGATCTCGGACTCAAGTTGATCCCAGTGCCGCAGAGCGTCGCGGGAGCGATCCACTGCCAGTTTTCCGACTTCGGTGAGAACCACACCTTCCGGGGTCCGCTTGAGCAACGGCATCCCCAACTCCTTTTCAAGGCTCGCCACTGAACGGCTGACCGCTGGTTGGGACAAGTTCATGAACCTGCCCGCGGCGGAGAAACCGCCGTGCTCGACCACAGCGAGAAAAGTCCTGAGTTGAATGAACGATGGCATCACTAATCTTGTGTCGGGTAGAGAGGCGCGTTCATGCCGTGTACAACGTCGGCCACCTCATTGATCGTTCACACCGTTTCGTCGTCCTGAACGCACCCGGCACGGACCTGGAGGGGAACGACGCCAAACCGCTGCTTACGTCGATGACCGGCTCGACTGTAGGTGTGCCGACAAGAAGCTCTCGAACGTCGTTGGGGTGCGCGTCTCGGCGTTGCGGGTCTGCAGCATGGTGATTCGGCGCTCGGCGACATCAATCGTCATATCCACGACGCCCTGCGCCATGTGAGCCGAGAAGCCCGAACTGAGCAGACCGTTACGCATGGTTTCGGCGTCGACGGTGTCATAGGTCGCGTCCGTGCGCCCGACAATGCGTCCAATTACCTCCGTCAACTCATACAGCGTGACGTCGGCAGGTCCCTGCAACTCCAACACGGGGTTTGTCGCAGTTCGCTTGCCGGTCAGGAGATCGGCTGCGACTGTACCGATGTCTGCTGTGGCGATGGCAGGCAGCGCGAGATCACCAGGGATGAGTCCTCGTGCCACGCCGTTGGCGCGGATCTGATCCACCATGGGTAACGCGTTCTCCATGAACCAGCCTGGTCGTAGGTGAGTGGCTTGCACCCAACCGACGGTGGCGATGGCTTCCTCCAGTGGACGCAGGCCCCATACCGGTCCACGGGCGCCGACGTAATTGGCGGCCCAGCCGCTGAGTACCACCACTCGCTGCAGTTCTGGCAGATCGGCCAACGCCTGCCGATAGGCGTCGATGACGCGTTGTTGGTACCGGTTGAAGTCAAGGCTGTCGGGAATGATTCCGGGCGCCAACATCACGAACGCGGCCTCAGCACCGTCGAATGCCCAACGGACGGAGTCCGTGTCCTCCGGGTCCACGGTTACGGCTTCGGCCCCACGCGCGCTGTAGGACGTGAGACGATCGAGGGTGCGGCCGAGCACTCTGACGCTTTCACCGGAGCTGAGGAGCGCCTCGGCGACGGCAGAGCCGGTTCGGCTGGTGGCCGCTGACACGACGATCATGGTCTTTCCTTTCACTGTCGATGCACTCCATTGGCCGCAGTACGGTGCGGCGAGGAGATATTCGGGAGATTTCGGAGAACGGTTCAGGGCGGTTCGGGAAGTACTCAGGAACTGCTCAATGCCCCAAGCAGCTCCAACTTGTCTGCGTCGGCGGAACCGGGCTCGGCCACGCTGATGATCAGGCGCTGGCCCGGATCATCGGGCAGCCGCAGAATCTCCTCGTTGAGCGTCAGCTCACCGACGAGCGGGTGCCGGTAGCGGCGGGGGGTGTGCAGGCAATCTTGTACGGGGCGGTCGTGCCAGATCGCGGCGAACTCTTCGCTGGCCGTCGTTAGCTCCGCGATGAGCCGGTGAAGATCCAAGTCGTCGGGACGCTCAGCGCTCGCGAGGCGCAAGTACGCCGTCAACTCCACGGCCTGTTGGCGCCAGTCGGCGAAAAGCGTCCGCATCGCCGGCTGAAGGAACATCCGGCGGGCCTGGTTGGGCGGATCCGCACTGCCGATGGCCGCGACCTCACCCGCATCGAGTTGCCACAATGCCAACCCGAGGGCATTGCCGGCCAGGATGTCGGTTCGGCGGCCTACCAGCACCACCGGGTTGTGATTGGAGCTGATGAGCTCCAGGATCGGGGGCCGCACCTCATCCTCGTGACCGGATGCCCTGGCAGGTGGAAGATTGCGGGCCAGCCGATACAGGTGCGCGCGTTCATCGGGGGACAGCGACAATTTGTCGGCCAGCGACGACAGGATGGCATCCGAGACCTGGTGTGCTTCGCCTTGTTCCAGGCGCGTGTAGTACGTCGTGCTGACGCCGATGAGGAGCGCCAACTCATCCCGACGAAGCCCCGGTACGCGCCGCAAAGCCCCATAGGAGGGTTCAATGCCGACCTGTGCAGGCGTCACGGCAGCCCTCCTGGAGCGAAGGAAGGCGCCGAGTT
This genomic window from Mycolicibacterium goodii contains:
- a CDS encoding 3-hydroxyacyl-CoA dehydrogenase family protein, producing MRKINTVTVVGAGYMGGGIAQVLALNGFKVQIADVNADATREALKRLDREAREFEEQGLFGPGSADTIMSNLTAGESLEAAVADVDFVMEAVFEDPDVKKDVLARVCRSARPDTIIGTNTSTIPVKVLVEAVTNPERFLTVHFSNPAPFIPGVELVAGDATTQEVIDSVKDLLVRAGREGAQVADTPGMALNRLQYALLKEATLIVEQGVATMEDVDTIVRTTFGFRLGFFGPFAIADQAGLDVYVKGFRTLENEFGERMATPKLLTDNVDAGRHGTKNGKGWTGDFDDDTKAAVIAYRNKAYSRMADLLRELGPAPKGA
- a CDS encoding sugar phosphate isomerase/epimerase family protein, whose protein sequence is MYSAHTWPIAANMLGFGNRAPDGGHIKDAPAGVWAKQLRQVRELGFDHIDPTDAWVPLAALSDSRVEEFRTVLSDEGLAISSISMTRNSVVDVENGEQNLADAHRLIDLAPSFGATIVNTGFMQAITPEQDEQIWFWLVQGHVDDPALRDLAIERVRELGDHARTNGIQLSLEMYEDTYIGTPDDAVAFIRDVDHDAVGLNPDLGNLIRLHRPMPHYTEMYAKVLPYSNFWHIKNYSRDFDPATGAYSSAPLPLKYGYINYRQIIRLALELGYSGPFCCEHYGSDSLGVCAENREYILQVLTSALA
- a CDS encoding GntR family transcriptional regulator, producing MKADPEADLEAGREPEGDPRPVRSTLVDQVYERLMELVLNGTLKAGDPVSIDGTARHLGVSQTPVREALARMESTGLVVRVAMRGYRVPEMPDAKEIADIMDARLLIEPQLAELACAHADPQWLGALEQAIDEQERAPHTADAAAIRQYHRADEQFHRLIAERAGNAALLRAYDALGGHGQRFRLFIGVGVQDSDFAVAEHRELLAAFRRGYGPEVYRIMHAHISGVKERALAEHAEAVHTHSAQNGRHR
- the lerK gene encoding L-erythrulose 1-kinase translates to MTYLLNSPDDFADQAVRGLVAANPDLLTEVPGGVVRSTETPKGQPALVIGGGSGHYPAFAGWVGPGMGHGAPCGNIFSSPSATEVYSVVRNAENGGGVILGFGNYAGDVLHFGLAAEKLRHEGIDVRIVTVSDDIASNSPQNHRDRRGVAGDLPVFKIAGAAIEAGANLDEAERVAWKANDATRSFGVAFEGCTLPGADEPLFHVEKGWMGVGLGIHGEPGVRDNRLGTAAEVADMLFDEVTAEEPPRGENGYDGRVAVILNGLGTVKYEELFVVYGRIAERLAEQGFTVVRPEVGEFVTSLDMAGVSLTMVFLDDELERLWTAPVETPAYRRGAMPTVDRTPRTAIWDAAETNIPQSTEDSRDCARNIVAVLETLHQVCADNEGELGRIDAVAGDGDHGQGMTFGSRGAAQAARRAVDQNAGARTTLLLAGQAWADAAGGTSGALWGAALTSAGGVFTDTDGAGDQTIVDAICAGIDAVLRLGGAQPGDKTMVDAAVPFRDALRASFDTQAGPAIASAAKVAREAAEKTADIAARLGRARVLGEKSVGTPDPGALSFALLMKALGEHLTQ
- the derI2 gene encoding D-erythrulose 4-phosphate isomerase DerI2, which gives rise to MALKIVIGGDNAGFNYKEALRKDLESDDRVASVEDVGVAGIDDNTSYPNVAVAAAEKIARGEADRALLICGTGLGVAIAANKVKGIRAVTAHDVYSVQRSVLSNNAQVLCMGERVVGLELARALVKEWLGLEFDPQSASAAKVNDICAYEGA
- the lerI gene encoding triose-phosphate isomerase; translation: MTSVRTREPEARALGAAQLWIGTSWKMNKGLAESRRYARELADYVSANAIPGVQPFIIPSFTALAATRDELGDDSPVLLGVQNAHWEDHGAWTGEVSVAQAKDAGAQLVEIGHSERREHFGETLETTRLKVAAALAHGLVPLLCIGESAETKRAGDSSRFILEQAAGALDGLTDEQLRRVLIAYEPIWAIGEHGRPATVEELRKPFADLGREYGGSTLGLLYGGSVNTDNAEELLGIDHVTGLFIGRAAWQLPGYVRILELAAAHPKASA
- a CDS encoding LysR family transcriptional regulator, giving the protein MPSFIQLRTFLAVVEHGGFSAAGRFMNLSQPAVSRSVASLEKELGMPLLKRTPEGVVLTEVGKLAVDRSRDALRHWDQLESEIALMSGGVAGPLRLASLHFTTRHIIEPQVEIFVGRYPHVDVRILEGSEPEVRDWLDQGAAEAGVVTLPARGLTAAFLTAQPMLAVVPACHPLATLNQITYAQLSREPFVGTTGGCARVFMAVARDNGVEFDIAYEAHDMATAIEIVRAGLAVSILPAAAFLDCPSDVAVRPLVPKTIRHLAIAISASAGPVARAFLDQIAELNADSSVDMPLRDHVPNWSQVC
- a CDS encoding NmrA family NAD(P)-binding protein, translated to MIVVSAATSRTGSAVAEALLSSGESVRVLGRTLDRLTSYSARGAEAVTVDPEDTDSVRWAFDGAEAAFVMLAPGIIPDSLDFNRYQQRVIDAYRQALADLPELQRVVVLSGWAANYVGARGPVWGLRPLEEAIATVGWVQATHLRPGWFMENALPMVDQIRANGVARGLIPGDLALPAIATADIGTVAADLLTGKRTATNPVLELQGPADVTLYELTEVIGRIVGRTDATYDTVDAETMRNGLLSSGFSAHMAQGVVDMTIDVAERRITMLQTRNAETRTPTTFESFLSAHLQSSRSST
- a CDS encoding helix-turn-helix domain-containing protein; this encodes MTPAQVGIEPSYGALRRVPGLRRDELALLIGVSTTYYTRLEQGEAHQVSDAILSSLADKLSLSPDERAHLYRLARNLPPARASGHEDEVRPPILELISSNHNPVVLVGRRTDILAGNALGLALWQLDAGEVAAIGSADPPNQARRMFLQPAMRTLFADWRQQAVELTAYLRLASAERPDDLDLHRLIAELTTASEEFAAIWHDRPVQDCLHTPRRYRHPLVGELTLNEEILRLPDDPGQRLIISVAEPGSADADKLELLGALSSS